A single region of the Patescibacteria group bacterium genome encodes:
- a CDS encoding 3'-5' exonuclease, with product MGQKTNRMPMSDRPIAITDIETTGLDPDTHEIIEIGLVLVDQKTLEILDTYEVKVRPEHLETAQPEALKVNGYDPADWQNAVPLAAAMAEYARRTRDAIFLAHNVSFDWPFVAKAFRKTGVRDEMSYHRLCNMSGARFLLHNKGLANFKQNQVAEFLGLEPEPEVHRALNGAMLAYQVFRILNGM from the coding sequence ATGGGCCAGAAGACGAACAGGATGCCGATGTCGGATCGTCCGATCGCGATCACCGATATCGAGACGACTGGTCTCGATCCGGACACGCACGAGATCATCGAGATCGGTCTCGTGCTCGTGGACCAGAAGACGCTCGAGATCCTCGACACCTACGAAGTGAAGGTGCGTCCGGAGCATCTGGAAACGGCGCAGCCCGAGGCTTTGAAGGTCAATGGCTACGATCCCGCCGACTGGCAGAATGCCGTGCCGCTCGCCGCAGCGATGGCAGAGTACGCCCGGCGCACGCGCGACGCGATCTTCCTCGCCCATAACGTCAGTTTCGATTGGCCCTTCGTAGCCAAGGCGTTCCGGAAGACCGGAGTCAGGGACGAGATGAGCTATCATCGTCTCTGCAACATGTCCGGCGCCCGGTTCCTTTTGCACAACAAGGGACTCGCGAATTTCAAGCAGAATCAGGTGGCCGAATTCCTCGGCCTAGAACCGGAACCCGAAGTCCATCGTGCCCTGAATGGCGCCATGCTGGCCTACCAGGTCTTCCGGATCCTGAACGGCATGTAG